A region from the Polaribacter sp. Hel1_33_78 genome encodes:
- a CDS encoding GLPGLI family protein, with protein MKIYISLILLFTNFFCYSQTLKVKYEKKIKTKETLLSKTETFRMIYSKNKSIFYGISNDSTKYEYKKFIENVKKIGVVRLVKMDDNTYDYSYNEMLYKDYSKDTLFLNDLIMNKMICIGEKINKIDWTIDSDIKKVILGKNCISAKTNFRGRTYTAFFTTEIEGINAGPWKFDGLPGVILSVKSDDGYVSFEALKLSIQNKDLKISNPFVKTKNISWDKYKDQYKNTLLNALKRMKSLSGDGESGSIEITDKIEDLGIKKLKF; from the coding sequence ATGAAAATATATATATCCTTAATTCTTCTATTTACAAACTTTTTTTGTTACTCTCAAACACTAAAAGTTAAATATGAAAAGAAAATTAAAACTAAAGAAACATTATTGTCAAAAACAGAGACTTTTAGAATGATTTACAGTAAAAATAAATCTATTTTTTATGGAATTTCAAATGATTCTACCAAATATGAATATAAGAAATTCATCGAAAATGTAAAAAAAATAGGAGTTGTTAGACTTGTTAAGATGGATGATAACACTTATGATTATTCATATAACGAAATGTTATACAAGGATTATTCTAAAGATACACTTTTTCTTAATGATTTGATTATGAACAAAATGATATGTATAGGTGAAAAAATAAATAAAATAGATTGGACAATAGATAGTGATATAAAAAAAGTGATTTTAGGAAAAAATTGTATTTCTGCTAAAACTAACTTTCGTGGTAGAACATATACTGCTTTTTTTACAACAGAGATCGAAGGCATTAATGCTGGTCCATGGAAATTTGATGGTTTACCCGGTGTTATATTATCAGTTAAAAGCGATGATGGATATGTATCATTTGAAGCACTAAAATTATCTATACAAAATAAGGATTTAAAAATTAGTAATCCGTTTGTAAAAACAAAAAATATAAGTTGGGATAAATATAAAGATCAATACAAGAATACCTTGTTAAATGCATTAAAAAGAATGAAATCGCTTTCAGGTGATGGCGAATCTGGTAGTATAGAAATTACTGACAAGATAGAAGATTTAGGAATTAAAAAACTAAAATTTTAA
- a CDS encoding GIY-YIG nuclease family protein, with amino-acid sequence MAKKKLTIDDIFNDDDFGLLESKVKTSTVKTDEDRLIDSFEEINAFYDKNNREPNTSSMSEYGLLAKLKNFRQNEAQKKTLKPFDRHNLLGFVEMEKQSIDDILNDDDDFGLLDSDKDLDIFKFKHTPKPEDRAETDFVARRKAIKEKEFEKYEQMFLQVHKEIKEGKRKIKPFKDVDKHLKEGQFYIADGIMLFLERANLKRTQENLKDSTLNRKDGRTRIIFENGTLSNMLYRSLSKTLYNGNGKMITNTIEKTEQDLFVNTGLVKEEDLQTGWIYILKSESTNKEIAGIKDLYKIGFASNSVDDRIKNAKNEATYLFADVKKVATYKVYNRNADKLESLLHRFFASACLDIDLFNEKGQRLNPREWFVVPFEVIEESIELILNENIVNYEYDTELKRIKLKE; translated from the coding sequence ATGGCTAAAAAGAAACTAACAATAGACGACATTTTTAATGATGATGATTTTGGTTTGTTAGAATCAAAAGTTAAAACTTCAACTGTAAAAACAGATGAAGATAGACTTATTGATTCCTTTGAAGAAATAAATGCATTTTACGACAAGAATAACAGAGAGCCAAATACGAGCAGTATGTCTGAATATGGACTTTTAGCAAAACTGAAAAACTTTAGACAAAACGAAGCACAGAAGAAAACTTTAAAACCTTTTGATAGACATAATTTGTTAGGTTTTGTAGAAATGGAAAAACAAAGTATTGATGATATTTTAAATGATGATGATGATTTTGGCTTATTAGATTCTGATAAAGATTTAGATATTTTTAAATTCAAGCACACACCAAAACCAGAAGACCGAGCAGAAACTGATTTTGTAGCAAGAAGAAAAGCGATTAAGGAAAAAGAATTCGAGAAATACGAACAAATGTTTCTTCAAGTTCACAAAGAAATTAAAGAAGGAAAAAGGAAAATAAAACCTTTTAAAGATGTGGATAAACATTTAAAGGAAGGTCAATTTTATATTGCTGATGGGATAATGCTTTTTTTAGAAAGAGCTAATTTAAAACGAACACAAGAAAACCTAAAAGACTCAACTTTAAACAGAAAAGATGGTCGTACAAGAATCATTTTTGAAAACGGAACATTGAGCAATATGCTTTATCGTTCATTAAGTAAAACATTGTATAATGGCAATGGAAAAATGATTACTAATACAATTGAAAAAACAGAGCAAGATTTGTTTGTGAATACTGGTCTTGTAAAAGAAGAAGATTTACAAACAGGTTGGATTTACATTTTAAAATCTGAATCTACAAACAAAGAAATCGCAGGAATTAAAGATTTATATAAAATAGGCTTTGCGAGTAATTCTGTAGATGACAGAATAAAAAATGCGAAAAACGAAGCGACCTATTTATTTGCAGATGTAAAGAAAGTTGCGACTTACAAAGTTTATAATCGAAATGCGGACAAATTGGAAAGTCTTTTACATAGATTTTTTGCAAGTGCTTGTTTGGATATTGATTTATTTAACGAGAAAGGACAAAGACTAAATCCGAGAGAATGGTTTGTAGTTCCTTTTGAGGTAATTGAGGAATCAATCGAATTGATTTTGAACGAAAATATTGTGAATTATGAATATGACACGGAATTGAAAAGAATTAAACTGAAAGAATAA